A genome region from Natronobeatus ordinarius includes the following:
- a CDS encoding YncE family protein yields MSRREPDRSDRERPRARGSNPFARGVDRRRVLRSSATVGAAAALSGCGAPTAAGGERAPTVSVFNNGDRTVTIVDAETDEALETVHIGTTASFPANQYGTGAESTYDICWLNVDGGVRALDARTLEEVADVETGLGPNYPNLTPDERHLVVAAGGTLTLDPDPAEPEEHRLVRVDADPESETFGEVTAELEVGYTGPCDVTLGPDGEYAYVADVANETLSVVRVDPFEIVARIDAGDPVGEGDVLPFMCTASFDGAYLLVENGEGDLGPDPDVPREGSAGIWDLSDPEEPVERERLTREDGLPALPITSEIDPDSEAAYLFTPDADAVTVLDLEERAVDRVLDVGGSSISGAWGPHREKLYVPIQTENRVAVIDHAERDVVATLEAGESPTGAVGGMVRPETDALERVRGSLASLGLAVGSREPTFCPDDHCYCG; encoded by the coding sequence ATGAGCCGCCGGGAGCCCGATCGATCGGATCGCGAGCGGCCGCGCGCACGTGGGTCGAACCCCTTCGCCCGGGGCGTCGACCGGCGGCGGGTCCTCCGGTCGTCGGCGACCGTCGGCGCGGCCGCGGCGCTGTCGGGGTGTGGCGCTCCGACCGCGGCGGGCGGCGAGCGCGCACCGACGGTCTCCGTCTTCAACAACGGCGACCGCACGGTGACGATCGTCGACGCCGAAACCGACGAGGCCCTCGAGACCGTCCACATTGGAACGACCGCCTCGTTCCCGGCGAACCAGTACGGCACCGGGGCGGAGTCGACCTACGACATCTGCTGGCTCAACGTCGACGGGGGCGTCAGGGCGCTCGACGCCCGCACGCTCGAGGAAGTCGCCGACGTCGAGACCGGCCTGGGGCCGAACTATCCCAACCTGACGCCGGACGAGCGCCACCTGGTCGTGGCCGCCGGCGGGACGCTCACCCTCGATCCCGACCCGGCAGAGCCCGAGGAGCACCGGCTCGTCCGGGTGGACGCCGACCCCGAGAGCGAGACGTTCGGCGAGGTGACGGCCGAACTCGAGGTCGGCTACACGGGGCCCTGTGACGTGACGCTGGGCCCCGACGGCGAGTACGCCTACGTCGCCGACGTCGCCAACGAGACGCTGAGCGTCGTTCGGGTCGATCCCTTCGAGATCGTCGCCCGAATCGACGCCGGCGACCCGGTCGGTGAGGGAGACGTCCTCCCGTTCATGTGCACGGCGTCGTTCGACGGCGCGTACCTGCTGGTCGAAAACGGCGAGGGCGACCTCGGCCCCGACCCGGACGTCCCCCGGGAGGGATCGGCGGGGATCTGGGATCTCTCCGATCCCGAGGAACCCGTCGAACGCGAGCGGCTCACCCGCGAGGACGGCCTGCCTGCGCTGCCGATCACGAGCGAGATCGATCCCGACAGCGAGGCGGCGTATCTCTTCACGCCCGACGCCGACGCGGTGACGGTGCTCGACCTCGAGGAGCGGGCGGTCGACCGGGTGCTCGACGTGGGCGGAAGCTCGATCTCGGGGGCGTGGGGACCCCACCGGGAGAAGCTGTACGTCCCCATCCAGACCGAGAACCGGGTGGCGGTGATCGACCACGCCGAACGCGACGTCGTCGCGACCCTCGAGGCGGGCGAGTCGCCGACCGGTGCCGTCGGTGGCATGGTACGCCCGGAGACGGACGCCCTCGAGCGCGTCCGCGGCTCGCTCGCCTCGCTCGGCCTCGCCGTCGGCTCGCGGGAGCCGACGTTCTGCCCGGACGACCACTGCTACTGCGGCTGA
- the engB gene encoding GTP-binding protein EngB yields the protein MFDTRPDRDAEVALVGRSNVGKSTLMRELTGHQFDTGGKPGVTRKPNHYDWAPEDFVITDLPGFGFMSGVEADRQEQIKTDIVRYLEEYADHVLVAILVVDGKSVIDIIDRHTDRGEIPYDVEMFHFLRELDVPTVVAVNKMDKVDDEDERLDELCDRLGLLPPWQQWSDTVAPISAKRGQLEPLYEAVRTHLHDQQRDDLFKFF from the coding sequence ATGTTCGACACTCGCCCGGACCGCGACGCGGAGGTCGCCCTCGTCGGCCGCTCGAACGTGGGCAAGTCGACGCTCATGCGCGAACTGACGGGCCACCAGTTCGATACCGGCGGCAAACCGGGCGTCACCCGGAAGCCAAATCACTACGACTGGGCGCCCGAGGACTTCGTCATCACCGACCTGCCCGGCTTCGGCTTCATGAGCGGCGTCGAAGCCGACCGCCAGGAGCAGATCAAGACCGACATCGTCCGCTACCTCGAGGAGTACGCCGACCACGTCCTCGTCGCGATTCTCGTCGTCGACGGCAAGAGCGTGATCGACATCATCGATCGCCACACCGACCGCGGCGAGATTCCCTACGACGTCGAGATGTTTCACTTCCTGCGCGAACTCGACGTTCCAACGGTCGTCGCCGTCAACAAGATGGACAAAGTCGACGACGAGGACGAACGGCTGGACGAGCTCTGTGACCGACTCGGCCTCCTCCCGCCGTGGCAGCAGTGGAGCGACACCGTCGCGCCCATCAGCGCCAAACGCGGCCAGCTCGAGCCGCTGTACGAGGCCGTCCGGACGCACCTCCACGACCAGCAGCGCGACGACCTGTTCAAGTTCTTCTGA